The Geothrix sp. genome window below encodes:
- a CDS encoding HD domain-containing phosphohydrolase — MPASSLILGEALANRCSQVLYRCLEEVGSTKGALYLRVPDGVGFQVVSFYGWPRGTRPPVSLPLDHPLTVRAQRERRTFVVNDASESPELAAFGQGGEWPRYLITPVYLQGDWVGLLIQRDRIKGGTFDADRDGPPTVAICEDLAVSLKEFHLYGGSGTGSSLAVPAGDLDPGPAPGDLPTASAIIDEVAPVPERLLPVVGSAVPAIRAPETRLPSSGPADQEQLHGFPGGQDGYAALPWEADRTLSGWVAPPPVSPERQHGMMPPEQRAFFWEIAGLLCQILSASAVALWVEDPEEIRPILAFSTLPLSPELQQQILAHATFHLPAVRETDLRLITRTEMPEVPELKGAFATYMPLLLNETPQGHDLMMVFRTEDHSFSITEIEAIQQLSRVLGLYLQEARLHERYHHAFLSVSHRILQSGESRVPTLRPHSLATARLARDLALRLELPTEEVEAVSIAAILHDVGLLLLDPQMLAKPQLTEEELKKVRNHPELAAVFLKDLRFPFDVVKMIRHHHERWDGHGYPDGLRETAIPIGSRIIGLIEAYEVMTSGKGYRRPKGFRQVLAELQNESGSQFDPTVLEAFSELMTRKGERA, encoded by the coding sequence ATGCCGGCATCCTCTCTCATCCTCGGTGAAGCACTCGCCAATCGGTGCTCTCAGGTGCTCTACCGCTGTCTCGAGGAGGTCGGGAGCACCAAGGGGGCCCTCTACCTGCGGGTGCCGGATGGAGTCGGCTTCCAGGTGGTGAGCTTCTACGGCTGGCCCCGGGGCACCCGGCCCCCGGTCTCCCTGCCCCTGGATCACCCGCTGACGGTGCGGGCCCAGCGGGAACGCCGGACCTTCGTGGTGAACGACGCCTCGGAATCGCCGGAGCTGGCCGCCTTCGGGCAGGGTGGGGAGTGGCCCCGCTACCTCATCACGCCGGTCTACCTCCAGGGCGACTGGGTGGGGTTGCTGATCCAGCGGGACCGCATCAAGGGCGGGACCTTCGACGCGGATCGGGATGGCCCGCCCACGGTGGCCATCTGCGAGGATCTGGCCGTGTCCTTGAAGGAGTTTCACCTCTACGGCGGGTCGGGAACCGGCTCCTCCCTGGCCGTTCCCGCAGGGGACCTCGATCCCGGTCCGGCCCCCGGCGACCTGCCCACGGCCTCCGCCATCATCGATGAAGTGGCCCCCGTGCCCGAGCGATTGCTGCCGGTGGTGGGATCCGCGGTGCCTGCCATCCGCGCCCCCGAAACGCGCCTCCCCTCCAGCGGACCCGCCGACCAGGAGCAGCTTCACGGATTCCCGGGGGGCCAGGACGGCTATGCCGCGCTGCCCTGGGAAGCGGACCGCACCCTCAGCGGCTGGGTGGCGCCTCCCCCGGTGAGCCCGGAACGCCAGCATGGGATGATGCCGCCCGAGCAGCGGGCCTTCTTCTGGGAGATCGCGGGCCTCCTGTGTCAGATCCTGTCGGCCAGCGCAGTGGCGCTCTGGGTGGAGGACCCCGAGGAGATCCGCCCCATCCTGGCCTTCAGCACGCTTCCGCTCTCGCCGGAACTGCAGCAGCAGATCCTGGCCCACGCCACCTTCCACCTGCCCGCGGTGCGGGAGACGGACCTCCGCCTCATCACCCGGACGGAGATGCCCGAGGTGCCGGAGCTCAAGGGTGCCTTCGCCACCTACATGCCCCTCCTGCTCAACGAAACGCCCCAGGGCCATGACCTGATGATGGTGTTCCGGACGGAGGACCACTCGTTTTCCATCACCGAGATCGAGGCCATCCAGCAGTTGAGCCGGGTGCTGGGGCTCTACCTCCAGGAGGCCCGCCTCCACGAGCGGTACCACCACGCGTTCCTGTCGGTGAGCCACCGCATCCTGCAGTCCGGCGAAAGCCGCGTGCCCACCCTGCGGCCGCACAGCCTGGCCACGGCCCGCCTGGCCAGGGATCTGGCCCTGCGCCTCGAGTTGCCCACTGAGGAAGTCGAAGCCGTGAGCATCGCGGCCATCCTCCACGATGTGGGCCTGCTGCTGCTGGATCCCCAGATGCTCGCCAAACCGCAGCTGACGGAGGAGGAACTCAAGAAGGTGCGGAACCATCCCGAGCTGGCGGCGGTCTTCCTCAAGGACCTGCGCTTCCCCTTCGATGTGGTGAAGATGATCCGGCACCATCACGAGCGCTGGGACGGCCACGGCTACCCGGACGGGCTGCGCGAGACGGCCATCCCCATCGGCAGCCGCATCATCGGCCTCATCGAGGCCTACGAGGTGATGACCAGCGGCAAGGGCTACCGACGGCCCAAGGGGTTCCGCCAGGTGCTGGCGGAGCTGCAGAACGAATCCGGCTCCCAGTTCGATCCCACCGTCCTGGAGGCGTTTTCCGAGCTCATGACACGAAAGGGCGAGCGGGCCTGA
- a CDS encoding ACP S-malonyltransferase — protein MSSSESRSESARILLFPGQGTEAVGMSAGWEAHGAWRRALEAAEAHTGSPLRRLMAEGPLEELRRQCHAPFAVLAHSVGIFQARREAGMPLPVAATGHSMGFYSALVAAGVVPLEAALALISAVEDLSAAAFAGTPMGMAFVIGVAEAEVRQALSDRADLVLSNRNGRAQFTVSGPLPSLEGLVEALRPSAMKAGLLPVRHPLHGPHMAALLPALARRLAAVEPAAPAFPLISHFDGRLIVDGAAAWDEGLASVALPVDWLAVVARLKVLAAPLAECGYGSQLSGLTRWAERGLMVDSLQVPPQPS, from the coding sequence ATGTCCTCCTCAGAATCCCGGTCCGAATCTGCGCGCATCCTCCTCTTTCCCGGCCAGGGCACGGAGGCCGTGGGCATGTCCGCGGGCTGGGAAGCCCATGGGGCCTGGCGCCGCGCGCTGGAGGCCGCGGAGGCCCACACGGGCAGCCCCTTGAGACGCCTGATGGCCGAAGGCCCCCTGGAGGAGCTCCGCCGGCAGTGCCACGCGCCCTTCGCGGTGCTGGCCCATTCCGTGGGCATCTTCCAGGCCCGGCGCGAGGCCGGCATGCCCCTCCCCGTGGCGGCGACCGGGCACAGCATGGGCTTCTATTCGGCCCTGGTGGCCGCGGGGGTGGTGCCCCTGGAGGCGGCCCTGGCGCTGATCTCGGCCGTGGAGGATCTGAGCGCGGCGGCCTTCGCGGGCACGCCCATGGGCATGGCCTTCGTCATCGGCGTGGCCGAGGCGGAGGTCCGACAGGCGCTATCCGACCGCGCGGACTTGGTGCTGTCCAACCGCAACGGCCGGGCCCAGTTCACGGTGTCCGGGCCGCTGCCGTCCCTGGAAGGTCTGGTGGAGGCCCTTCGTCCCTCGGCCATGAAGGCCGGGCTGCTGCCGGTCCGGCATCCCCTCCATGGGCCCCACATGGCGGCCCTGCTGCCCGCCCTGGCCCGCCGGCTGGCGGCGGTGGAGCCTGCGGCGCCGGCCTTTCCGCTGATCTCCCATTTCGATGGGCGTCTGATCGTCGATGGGGCGGCGGCCTGGGATGAGGGCCTCGCCTCCGTGGCCCTTCCCGTGGATTGGCTGGCGGTGGTGGCGCGTCTGAAGGTGCTGGCCGCGCCCCTGGCGGAGTGCGGTTATGGCAGCCAGCTGTCGGGCCTGACCCGCTGGGCGGAGCGCGGACTGATGGTGGATTCGCTCCAGGTCCCCCCGCAACCTTCCTGA
- the tadA gene encoding tRNA adenosine(34) deaminase TadA, with translation MWSGDDIYFMKLALEEAEKADRLDEVPVGAVLVSEGALLGRGHNHPVKLNDPTAHAEIQALRSAGSWAKNYRLTGATLYVTLEPCLMCFGALIHARVGRVVFGASDPKVGVSRWLDTLDGAALNHRFAFEGGLLEPECREQLQAFFRRRRG, from the coding sequence ATGTGGAGCGGCGACGACATCTATTTCATGAAGCTCGCCCTCGAGGAGGCCGAGAAGGCGGATCGCCTGGACGAGGTGCCCGTGGGGGCCGTGCTCGTCTCCGAGGGGGCCCTGCTCGGTCGGGGCCACAACCACCCCGTGAAGCTGAACGACCCCACGGCCCACGCCGAGATCCAGGCCCTGCGCAGCGCCGGTTCCTGGGCGAAGAACTACCGCCTCACGGGCGCCACGCTCTATGTGACGCTGGAGCCCTGTCTCATGTGCTTCGGAGCCCTGATCCATGCACGCGTGGGACGGGTGGTGTTCGGTGCTTCCGATCCCAAGGTGGGCGTCAGCCGCTGGCTGGACACGCTCGACGGCGCCGCCCTGAACCACCGCTTCGCCTTCGAGGGTGGACTGCTGGAGCCCGAGTGCCGCGAGCAGCTCCAGGCCTTTTTCCGGCGGCGCCGCGGCTGA
- a CDS encoding HTH domain-containing protein codes for MKNLSDNQRKILEHLLSHHEGASLDELAAHLALTRTAVQQHVLRLLDFGYLTYADTKGSVGRPRRRYLISDEGIDTFPKKYSWLANAILAQLASDLGPGGARAFMKNLAGAVAASLESPVNPADPPAQRLRKVTALMNDLGYRAVLKPGEAPGEAAIEAVNCVYHSVAKVHPELCQFDVSLIEQASGMSVHLETCIAKGGAVCRFCVSKEGRR; via the coding sequence GTGAAAAACCTGTCCGACAACCAGCGCAAGATCCTGGAGCACCTGCTCAGCCACCACGAGGGCGCCTCGCTCGATGAACTGGCGGCGCACCTGGCCCTCACGCGGACCGCGGTTCAGCAACATGTCCTGAGGTTGCTGGATTTCGGCTACCTGACCTACGCGGACACGAAAGGGTCGGTGGGCCGGCCGCGGCGACGCTACCTGATCTCGGATGAGGGGATCGACACCTTCCCCAAGAAGTACTCCTGGCTGGCCAACGCCATCCTGGCCCAGCTGGCCTCGGACCTGGGGCCGGGCGGCGCGAGAGCCTTTATGAAGAACCTGGCCGGGGCTGTGGCGGCCTCGCTGGAAAGCCCGGTGAACCCCGCCGATCCGCCGGCGCAGCGGTTGAGGAAGGTCACCGCGCTCATGAATGACCTGGGCTACCGGGCCGTTCTGAAGCCCGGGGAGGCGCCCGGAGAGGCCGCCATCGAGGCCGTCAACTGCGTGTACCACTCCGTGGCCAAAGTGCACCCGGAGCTCTGCCAGTTCGATGTGAGCCTGATCGAGCAGGCCTCCGGCATGAGCGTCCACCTGGAGACCTGCATCGCCAAGGGGGGCGCGGTATGCCGGTTCTGCGTCTCAAAGGAAGGCCGACGCTGA
- a CDS encoding diguanylate cyclase — MITPGVLALPILSAGIAAIAFLGWWRAAARSRALGHLAADLSLEIDRLREDLSRMEETASFDRLTGAWNRRRFDEAVASEMGLARRRRAPLSLIMLDLDHFKRINDAYGHPVGDTVLAGAAAAFRPVLRTSDALIRWGGEEFLVLAPATTLEGAISLAERLRSALEAAPFPNAAPMTLSAGVAEYLDGESPEAWVARADQALYRAKTEGRNRVMASRNEGPSGNQRGPNLLELVWEEAYGSGHRLIDEQHILLFDLSNALLSALLEGQPPAVVESHLDTLLHHAEKHFRDEEALLRKAAYPDLPEHHAEHARLLASAHRLQAELKAGRIDFGRLVTYLATDLVKGHLLTEDRHYFTHLNASLGQESRA; from the coding sequence TTGATCACCCCGGGGGTTCTCGCCTTGCCGATCCTCTCCGCGGGGATCGCCGCCATCGCCTTCCTGGGCTGGTGGCGCGCGGCTGCCCGGAGCCGTGCCCTGGGCCATCTGGCCGCGGACCTGTCCCTCGAAATCGACCGGCTCCGCGAGGACCTCAGCCGCATGGAGGAGACCGCCAGCTTCGATCGGCTGACCGGTGCCTGGAACCGGCGCCGGTTCGATGAGGCCGTCGCCTCCGAAATGGGCCTGGCGCGCCGCCGGCGCGCCCCGCTCTCGCTCATCATGCTCGATCTCGACCACTTCAAGCGGATCAATGATGCCTACGGCCATCCAGTGGGCGACACGGTGCTGGCCGGCGCCGCGGCCGCCTTCCGGCCCGTGCTCCGCACCTCGGATGCCCTGATCCGCTGGGGTGGAGAGGAATTCCTGGTCCTGGCTCCCGCCACCACCCTCGAGGGGGCCATCAGCCTCGCCGAGCGCCTGCGGTCCGCCCTGGAGGCCGCGCCCTTCCCCAACGCCGCCCCCATGACCCTCAGCGCCGGCGTGGCGGAGTATCTGGACGGCGAATCACCGGAGGCCTGGGTGGCCCGCGCCGATCAGGCGCTCTACCGGGCCAAGACCGAGGGACGCAATCGGGTCATGGCCAGCCGGAATGAGGGCCCTTCCGGCAACCAGCGGGGCCCGAACCTGCTCGAGCTGGTCTGGGAAGAGGCCTACGGCAGCGGCCACCGCCTCATCGACGAGCAGCACATCCTGCTGTTCGACCTCTCGAACGCCCTCCTCTCCGCCCTGCTGGAGGGCCAACCTCCGGCCGTGGTGGAGTCGCACCTCGATACCCTGCTCCACCACGCCGAGAAGCACTTCCGCGACGAGGAGGCCCTCCTCCGGAAGGCCGCCTATCCCGACCTGCCGGAGCACCACGCCGAGCACGCCCGGCTCCTCGCTTCCGCCCACCGCCTGCAGGCCGAGCTGAAGGCGGGCCGGATCGATTTCGGCCGCCTGGTCACCTACCTCGCCACGGACCTCGTGAAGGGGCACCTGCTCACAGAAGACCGCCACTACTTCACCCACTTGAATGCGAGCCTGGGACAGGAGTCCCGGGCCTGA
- the carB gene encoding carbamoyl-phosphate synthase large subunit: MPKRTDLKSVLVLGSGPIQIGQACEFDYSGTQALKALREEGIRTILLNSNPASIMTDPGRADATYIEPLTLTVLEKVIEAEKPDAILPTVGGQTALNLAMEAHESGLLERTGVTLIGAQPEAIKRGEDRQLFKALMDDLGLETCRGGFAHNMAEARDLLKLTGFPAILRPSFTLGGSGGGIAYNVDEFETIVARGLDLSPTKQVLIEESILGWKEFELEVVRDLDDNVEVICSIENLDPMGIHTGDSITVAPALTLTDPEYQRMRDAALAVIRAVGVETGGSNIQFALEPETSRIIVIEMNPRVSRSSALASKATGFPIAWVATKLALGYRLWELPNAITRMTKAAFEPVLDYVVVKIPRFTFEKFPQADKVLGTQMKSVGEVMALGRSFQEALQKAIRSLEEGHRGISGALEGKLDLGRLKEHLLIPGPQRIFWVYHALKAGHSVEELHRLTKITPWFLREIEEIVVLEGRLRSFPVDRLPVELLEKAKRAGFADDQISVFCSGTEAEVAARREALGLRPAYKRVDTCAGEFRAETPYLYGTWEDFSEAEPTDRPKAIVLGSGPNRIGQGVEFDCCCVQAVEAIRASGVEAILINCNPETVSTDFDTSDRLYFEPLTYEHVKAVVDREAAGGHLLGVFAQFGGQTPLKLASPLHAAGVKLLGTPLSAILDAEDRERFGQALKRLNIPAPAWGMATSFEQAKEIAHRLAYPVMVRPSFVLGGRAMAVVFDDAGLEKYMREAVAVSNDQPVLLDRFLDGAQELDIDVVCDGEQVVIAGLLAHIEEAGIHSGDSYAVIPALGVPGDILETVKGYARKLALDLGVRGLMNLQFAVKDGIAYCLEANPRASRTVPFVSKATGMDWAGVAARIGLGQSLKAQGVTDGVPRAVSVKGVVFPFAKFPGVDPVLGPEMKSTGEVMGIGETFGEAYAKALLAAGIPLPLSGTVFLTVNDADKARLPELAQKLVALGFGLCATEGTARTLESVGLKVRRIFKVNEGRPNAVDLLKNGEVQWVINTPLGRDAFFDEGAIRKEALRLKIPCLTNLSAALAACEAVETLRGEMKVRAIQNLAPGA, translated from the coding sequence ATGCCTAAGCGAACGGATCTGAAAAGTGTGCTGGTGCTCGGATCGGGGCCGATCCAGATCGGGCAGGCCTGCGAGTTCGACTACTCGGGGACGCAGGCGCTGAAGGCCCTGCGGGAAGAGGGCATCCGCACGATCCTGCTCAATTCCAACCCGGCCTCGATCATGACGGACCCGGGCCGGGCGGACGCCACCTACATCGAGCCCCTCACGCTGACGGTCCTCGAGAAGGTCATCGAGGCGGAGAAGCCCGACGCCATCCTCCCCACGGTGGGCGGCCAGACGGCCCTGAACCTCGCGATGGAGGCCCACGAGAGCGGTCTGCTTGAGCGGACGGGCGTGACGCTCATTGGCGCCCAGCCCGAGGCCATCAAGCGCGGCGAGGACCGCCAGCTCTTCAAGGCCCTCATGGATGACCTGGGGCTGGAGACCTGCCGTGGCGGCTTCGCCCACAACATGGCCGAGGCCCGCGACCTCCTCAAGCTCACGGGCTTTCCCGCCATTCTCCGCCCCAGCTTCACCCTGGGCGGCAGCGGCGGCGGCATCGCCTACAATGTGGACGAGTTCGAGACCATCGTGGCCCGGGGCCTGGATCTGAGCCCCACCAAGCAGGTGCTCATCGAGGAGAGCATCCTGGGCTGGAAGGAGTTCGAGCTGGAGGTGGTGCGCGACCTTGACGACAATGTCGAGGTGATCTGCTCCATCGAGAACCTGGATCCCATGGGCATCCATACAGGGGACAGCATCACGGTGGCCCCGGCTCTGACGCTCACGGATCCCGAGTACCAGCGCATGCGCGACGCGGCGCTGGCCGTCATCCGCGCCGTGGGCGTGGAGACCGGCGGGTCCAACATCCAGTTCGCCCTGGAGCCCGAGACCAGCCGCATCATCGTCATCGAGATGAACCCGCGCGTGAGCCGCAGCTCCGCGCTGGCCTCCAAGGCCACGGGGTTCCCCATCGCCTGGGTGGCCACGAAGCTGGCCCTGGGCTACCGGCTGTGGGAGCTGCCCAACGCCATCACCCGCATGACCAAAGCGGCCTTCGAGCCCGTGCTGGACTATGTGGTGGTGAAGATTCCGCGCTTCACCTTCGAGAAGTTCCCCCAGGCCGACAAGGTGCTGGGCACCCAGATGAAGAGCGTGGGTGAAGTCATGGCCCTGGGCCGCAGCTTCCAGGAAGCCCTGCAGAAGGCCATCCGCTCGCTCGAGGAGGGCCACCGCGGGATCTCGGGCGCCCTGGAGGGCAAGCTGGACCTGGGCCGTCTCAAGGAGCACCTGCTGATCCCCGGGCCCCAGCGCATCTTCTGGGTCTACCACGCGCTGAAGGCCGGGCACAGCGTGGAAGAGCTGCACCGCCTCACGAAGATCACGCCCTGGTTCCTCCGCGAGATCGAGGAGATCGTGGTGCTGGAGGGCCGCCTGCGCAGCTTCCCCGTGGACCGGCTGCCCGTGGAGCTGCTGGAGAAGGCCAAGCGCGCGGGATTCGCCGACGACCAGATCTCGGTGTTCTGCTCGGGAACCGAGGCCGAGGTGGCTGCGCGGCGGGAGGCCCTGGGGCTTCGCCCCGCCTACAAGCGGGTGGACACCTGCGCCGGCGAGTTCCGGGCCGAAACGCCCTACCTGTACGGCACCTGGGAGGATTTCAGCGAAGCGGAACCCACGGACCGGCCCAAGGCCATCGTGCTGGGCAGCGGCCCCAACCGCATCGGCCAGGGCGTGGAGTTCGACTGCTGCTGCGTGCAGGCCGTGGAGGCCATCCGGGCCAGCGGTGTGGAGGCCATCCTCATCAACTGCAATCCCGAGACTGTCAGCACGGACTTCGACACCAGCGACCGCCTCTACTTCGAGCCCCTCACCTACGAGCATGTGAAGGCCGTGGTGGACCGCGAAGCCGCGGGGGGCCACCTTCTGGGTGTCTTCGCCCAGTTCGGCGGCCAGACGCCGCTGAAGCTGGCCTCGCCCCTGCATGCCGCGGGCGTGAAGCTGCTGGGCACGCCGCTGAGCGCCATCCTCGACGCGGAGGACCGCGAGCGCTTCGGCCAGGCCCTCAAGCGCCTGAACATCCCCGCGCCCGCCTGGGGCATGGCCACCAGCTTCGAGCAGGCCAAGGAGATCGCCCACCGCCTCGCCTATCCGGTGATGGTGCGGCCCAGCTTCGTGCTGGGGGGCCGGGCCATGGCCGTGGTCTTCGACGACGCGGGTCTGGAAAAATACATGCGGGAGGCCGTGGCCGTGAGCAACGACCAGCCCGTGCTGCTGGACCGCTTCCTGGACGGCGCGCAGGAACTGGACATCGATGTGGTCTGCGACGGCGAGCAGGTGGTCATCGCGGGCCTGCTGGCCCACATCGAGGAGGCGGGCATCCACAGCGGCGACAGCTACGCCGTGATCCCCGCCCTGGGCGTGCCCGGGGACATCCTGGAGACCGTCAAGGGCTACGCCCGCAAGCTGGCCCTGGACCTGGGCGTGCGTGGCCTCATGAACCTGCAGTTCGCCGTGAAGGACGGCATCGCCTATTGCCTGGAGGCCAACCCCCGGGCCAGCCGCACGGTACCCTTCGTGAGCAAGGCCACGGGCATGGACTGGGCCGGCGTGGCCGCGCGCATCGGCCTGGGGCAGAGCCTGAAGGCCCAGGGCGTCACGGACGGCGTGCCCCGGGCGGTCTCGGTGAAGGGCGTGGTCTTCCCCTTCGCCAAGTTCCCCGGCGTGGATCCGGTGCTGGGCCCCGAGATGAAGAGCACCGGCGAGGTCATGGGCATCGGCGAGACCTTCGGCGAGGCCTATGCCAAGGCTTTGCTGGCGGCTGGGATTCCGCTGCCCCTGTCGGGCACGGTGTTCCTCACGGTGAACGATGCCGACAAGGCGCGGCTGCCGGAGCTGGCCCAGAAGCTCGTGGCCCTGGGCTTCGGCCTCTGCGCCACGGAAGGCACGGCCCGCACGCTGGAATCCGTGGGCCTCAAGGTGCGCCGCATCTTCAAGGTGAACGAAGGCCGCCCCAACGCCGTGGATCTGCTGAAGAACGGCGAGGTGCAGTGGGTCATCAACACGCCCCTGGGCCGCGACGCGTTCTTCGACGAAGGCGCCATCCGCAAGGAGGCCCTGCGCCTGAAGATCCCCTGCCTCACCAACCTCAGCGCCGCCCTCGCCGCCTGCGAAGCCGTGGAGACCCTGCGCGGCGAAATGAAGGTGCGGGCCATCCAGAATCTGGCCCCGGGGGCGTGA
- a CDS encoding DUF2891 domain-containing protein translates to MRVGVGMLVLAAAVSMFAQEADLALTDAAADRFAALALKCARQEYPNKLDHVMNDAGEVKAPKALHPAFYGCFDWHSSVHGHWMLVRLLRTHPEMAKAAEIRAVLDENLAPGPLAAEVAYFDQPGRRSFERTYGWAWLLKLAAELKTWDTPEARRWSAALQPLADRVAGAFLDFLPKQTYPIRTGVHPNSAFSLDLALDYARAAKDTRLEAVVLERAQSWFGRDRRGPLAWEPGGEDFLSPCLEEAALMAKVLPRGRFISWLGGFLPGLPGTLGPARVSDRTDPKIVHLDGLNLSRARALYDLARTFGPKDPRRTALVRSADRHARASLPHLASGSYEGEHWLATFAVRMLEAR, encoded by the coding sequence ATGAGGGTTGGGGTGGGGATGCTGGTGTTGGCGGCGGCGGTATCGATGTTCGCGCAGGAGGCGGATCTTGCGCTGACGGACGCGGCCGCGGACCGTTTCGCGGCCCTGGCGCTGAAGTGCGCGCGGCAGGAATACCCGAACAAGCTGGATCATGTGATGAACGATGCCGGGGAGGTGAAGGCCCCGAAGGCGCTGCACCCGGCCTTCTACGGCTGCTTCGACTGGCACTCCTCGGTCCACGGCCACTGGATGCTGGTGCGGCTGCTGCGGACGCATCCGGAGATGGCAAAGGCCGCTGAGATCCGCGCGGTGCTCGATGAGAATCTCGCCCCGGGCCCCCTGGCCGCGGAGGTGGCCTATTTCGACCAGCCCGGCCGCCGGAGTTTCGAGCGGACCTACGGCTGGGCCTGGCTGCTCAAGCTGGCGGCGGAACTGAAGACCTGGGACACGCCCGAGGCCCGGCGCTGGTCGGCGGCCCTGCAGCCGCTGGCGGATCGCGTGGCGGGGGCCTTCCTGGACTTCCTGCCGAAGCAGACCTATCCCATCCGCACGGGCGTCCATCCCAACTCGGCTTTCAGCCTGGATCTGGCCCTGGACTACGCGCGCGCGGCGAAGGATACCCGGCTGGAGGCCGTGGTCCTCGAGCGGGCGCAGAGCTGGTTTGGCCGTGACCGCCGCGGGCCCCTGGCCTGGGAACCGGGGGGCGAGGACTTCCTGTCGCCCTGCCTGGAGGAAGCCGCCCTCATGGCGAAAGTCCTGCCCCGGGGCCGGTTCATCTCATGGCTCGGGGGCTTCCTGCCGGGGTTGCCCGGAACCCTCGGTCCGGCCCGGGTCTCGGATCGCACCGATCCCAAGATCGTTCATCTGGACGGCCTGAATCTGAGCCGCGCGCGGGCGCTGTACGACCTCGCCCGGACCTTCGGGCCGAAGGACCCCCGGCGGACGGCCCTGGTGCGCTCCGCCGATCGGCACGCCCGGGCTTCGCTGCCCCACCTGGCCTCCGGCAGCTACGAGGGCGAGCACTGGCTCGCGACTTTTGCCGTGCGGATGCTCGAGGCGCGCTGA
- the carA gene encoding glutamine-hydrolyzing carbamoyl-phosphate synthase small subunit codes for MRAHLILKDGTIFRGRAPLGFGGGGEAVFTTAMAGYQEILTDPSFAGQMVCMTFPEQGIYGIHADLNEGTRPWATGLLCRRLTFAPDHHRSEGDLAGWLKRHHIPVMTDLDTRALTQHLRDQGSQPSLIWTELDGSVEAGVAKAKALPDMTGQALCAEVSCPDRYELNPGGAFRVAVLDGGIKLSILRQLEAVGLHLEVFPWDAPATELADRRFHGLFLSNGPGDPAALPGMQKEVEACIGQLPIFGICLGHQLLGQAFGGRTFKLKFGHRGANQPVHDLMTGRIEITAQNHGFAVDEASLPREIEVTHKHLSDGTVEGLRHTQLPIFSLQHHPEASPGPHDAHPAFRRFVELMEKNPR; via the coding sequence ATGCGCGCGCACCTGATCCTGAAGGACGGAACCATCTTCCGGGGGCGGGCGCCGTTGGGCTTCGGGGGGGGCGGCGAGGCGGTGTTCACCACCGCCATGGCGGGCTACCAGGAGATCCTCACCGATCCCAGTTTCGCGGGGCAGATGGTCTGCATGACCTTCCCCGAGCAGGGCATCTACGGCATCCACGCCGACCTCAACGAGGGCACCCGGCCCTGGGCCACGGGCCTGCTCTGCCGGCGGCTCACCTTCGCGCCGGACCATCACCGCAGCGAAGGCGACCTGGCGGGCTGGCTCAAGCGCCACCACATCCCCGTGATGACCGATCTCGACACCCGGGCGCTCACCCAGCACCTGCGCGACCAGGGTTCCCAACCCTCCCTCATCTGGACCGAGCTGGACGGCAGCGTCGAGGCGGGCGTGGCCAAGGCCAAGGCCCTGCCGGACATGACGGGGCAGGCCCTCTGCGCCGAGGTGAGCTGCCCGGACCGCTACGAGCTGAACCCCGGCGGTGCCTTCCGCGTGGCGGTGCTGGATGGCGGCATCAAGCTGAGCATCCTGAGGCAGCTGGAGGCCGTCGGCCTGCATCTCGAAGTCTTCCCCTGGGACGCGCCGGCCACGGAACTCGCCGACAGGCGCTTCCACGGTCTGTTCCTGAGCAACGGCCCCGGTGACCCCGCCGCGCTGCCCGGCATGCAGAAGGAGGTGGAGGCCTGCATCGGCCAGCTGCCCATCTTCGGCATCTGCCTGGGCCACCAGCTGCTGGGCCAGGCCTTCGGAGGGCGGACCTTCAAGCTCAAGTTCGGCCACCGCGGCGCCAACCAGCCCGTGCACGACCTCATGACCGGCCGCATCGAGATCACGGCCCAGAACCACGGCTTCGCCGTGGACGAGGCCAGCCTGCCCCGGGAGATCGAGGTCACGCACAAACACCTCAGCGACGGCACCGTCGAGGGCCTGAGGCACACCCAGCTCCCGATCTTCTCGCTCCAGCACCACCCGGAAGCCTCGCCCGGTCCCCACGACGCGCATCCCGCGTTCCGGCGCTTTGTCGAGCTGATGGAAAAGAATCCAAGATGA
- a CDS encoding CoA-binding protein, with translation MSVTDRIQSFLASGPFAVVGASTDRSKYGNKVLRCYQQHGKEVYPINPKAPEVEGLKAYPSLAALPVQVPAISIITPPAATESVVREAAAAGVKHIWMQPGAESDAAIATAEALGMNVIAGGPCLLVVMGYHE, from the coding sequence ATGTCCGTCACCGACCGCATCCAGTCCTTCCTGGCCTCGGGCCCCTTCGCGGTGGTGGGCGCCAGCACGGACCGCTCGAAGTACGGCAACAAGGTGCTGCGCTGCTACCAGCAGCACGGGAAAGAGGTCTATCCCATCAACCCCAAGGCGCCGGAGGTGGAGGGCCTGAAGGCCTATCCCTCGCTGGCGGCGCTGCCGGTGCAGGTGCCGGCCATCTCGATCATCACGCCGCCCGCCGCCACGGAGTCGGTGGTGCGCGAGGCTGCGGCCGCAGGTGTGAAGCACATCTGGATGCAGCCTGGCGCTGAGAGCGACGCGGCCATCGCCACGGCCGAAGCACTGGGAATGAACGTCATCGCGGGCGGCCCGTGTCTGCTTGTGGTGATGGGGTATCACGAGTGA